The following are encoded in a window of Thermodesulfobacterium geofontis OPF15 genomic DNA:
- a CDS encoding cation:proton antiporter domain-containing protein produces the protein MLFELLRSFLIISLFAIIISTIFIRFKISPIIGFLLTGIIVGPSVLGLIHDAHLIETFAEFGIIFLMFLIGVEFSIKKLIAYRREILFAGFIQVGLTIFIVSTITLLFLNKSLKIGIFFGSLIAMSSTALVLKILMDKGELTTSYGRVCFGILIFQDLCVILIMLLIPILSKEEGSIKDILFVFSKSLAILGCTFIVSLYFFPLILHQIVKTRSRELFLMTILVLSLGTALFSYKLGLSLALGAFLAGIVISESEYALQTVAEIKPFKDLLMAIFFISIGLLLKPYFLFANLKLTILIVLLIFLIKFVGIFFSTLFISKSLRISLLTGFILSQIGEFSLVLALEGKKYGLLEENWYQLFIGSSMITLFLTPFSIDRSHKLTDLLLEKISYKSYLRLKKIREEKREEEKAYLKDHTIVVGYGVGGQNIVYGLKTLKIPYVIVDLNPNTVKTYKSRGEPIFFGDATNIEVLRKLGIKTAKTLVIVIGDNISARKITFLARKENPNLYIIVRTRFVAEIEDLIKLGANEVIPEEFEASIEIFAKVLHYYKVPRNVIFELLEALRKNYYKAFRTLEKPLLESIENLEFLKDVATETYLIKKESPLIGLTIRALDLRSKTGATIIAIKRGEEFIVNPPANLSFKEKDILILIGSEEQLNKALIFLEDPISYSLKSTFI, from the coding sequence ATGCTTTTTGAATTACTTAGAAGTTTTCTCATTATATCTTTATTTGCCATTATAATAAGTACAATCTTTATAAGATTTAAAATATCTCCTATTATTGGTTTTTTACTCACAGGAATCATAGTAGGACCTTCTGTATTAGGCTTAATTCACGATGCCCATCTAATTGAAACCTTTGCAGAGTTTGGGATTATTTTTTTAATGTTTCTTATTGGAGTTGAATTTTCAATAAAAAAGTTAATAGCCTACAGAAGAGAAATCTTATTTGCAGGCTTTATTCAAGTAGGATTAACTATTTTTATCGTTTCTACTATCACTTTACTTTTTCTTAATAAATCCCTAAAAATTGGCATTTTCTTTGGATCTCTTATAGCTATGAGTAGCACTGCTTTAGTATTAAAAATTTTGATGGATAAAGGGGAGCTTACTACCTCTTATGGTAGAGTCTGTTTTGGTATTTTAATTTTTCAAGATTTATGTGTAATACTTATAATGCTTCTTATTCCAATTTTAAGTAAAGAAGAGGGTTCCATAAAAGATATTTTATTTGTTTTTAGTAAATCTTTAGCTATACTTGGTTGCACCTTTATAGTTTCTCTTTATTTTTTCCCTTTAATTTTACATCAGATCGTAAAAACTCGTAGTAGAGAGTTATTTCTTATGACTATTTTGGTTTTATCTTTGGGAACTGCCCTTTTCTCTTATAAATTAGGACTTTCTTTAGCCTTAGGAGCTTTTTTAGCAGGAATTGTGATTTCCGAATCAGAGTATGCACTTCAAACTGTAGCTGAAATTAAACCTTTTAAAGATTTGTTAATGGCTATATTTTTTATTTCTATAGGACTTCTTTTAAAACCGTATTTTCTTTTTGCTAATCTAAAATTGACTATTTTAATTGTTCTTCTAATTTTTTTAATTAAATTTGTAGGAATCTTTTTCTCTACACTCTTTATAAGTAAAAGCTTAAGAATTTCCTTATTAACAGGTTTTATACTTTCTCAAATAGGAGAATTTTCTTTAGTTCTTGCTTTAGAAGGTAAAAAATACGGATTACTTGAAGAGAATTGGTACCAACTTTTTATAGGATCCTCTATGATTACCTTATTTTTAACTCCATTCTCAATTGATAGGTCTCATAAATTAACTGATCTTCTTCTTGAAAAAATATCCTATAAAAGCTATTTAAGACTGAAAAAAATAAGAGAAGAAAAAAGGGAAGAAGAAAAAGCCTATTTAAAAGATCATACCATTGTTGTAGGATATGGAGTGGGAGGGCAAAATATTGTTTATGGTTTAAAAACTTTAAAAATTCCCTATGTAATTGTTGATCTTAATCCTAATACAGTAAAAACTTACAAAAGTAGGGGAGAACCTATCTTTTTTGGAGATGCTACCAATATTGAAGTTTTAAGAAAATTAGGGATTAAAACAGCAAAAACTTTGGTTATCGTTATTGGGGACAATATTTCTGCTAGGAAAATTACCTTTCTTGCTCGTAAAGAAAATCCAAATCTTTATATTATAGTAAGAACAAGATTTGTAGCAGAGATTGAAGATTTAATAAAACTTGGTGCTAATGAAGTAATACCCGAAGAATTTGAAGCCTCTATAGAAATATTTGCTAAGGTTCTTCACTATTACAAAGTTCCAAGAAATGTAATTTTTGAACTTTTAGAAGCTTTAAGGAAAAATTATTATAAAGCTTTTAGGACATTAGAAAAACCGCTTTTAGAAAGTATTGAGAATTTAGAATTTTTAAAAGATGTAGCTACTGAAACTTATTTAATTAAAAAAGAAAGCCCTTTAATTGGATTAACAATTAGAGCTCTTGATCTTAGATCCAAAACAGGAGCTACAATTATAGCTATAAAAAGAGGAGAAGAATTTATAGTTAATCCTCCTGCTAATCTCTCCTTTAAAGAAAAAGATATTTTAATACTTATAGGATCTGAAGAACAATTAAACAAAGCTTTAATATTTCTTGAGGATCCCATTTCTTATTCTCTAAAATCTACTTTTATTTAG
- a CDS encoding FKBP-type peptidyl-prolyl cis-trans isomerase, producing MRKVQIGDVVSIHCIGKLKNGEIFENTYNGEPFIFQVGSPEIIPGLSEALIGMEEGEEKEVLIPYDKAFGPRDENLVRTIPRDALNIDVEPEEGLMLNLIVDTPRGEMNFPATIVKVTDTELVLDLNPPLAGEDLYFHIKLLKIYNLDEEDLIL from the coding sequence ATGCGTAAGGTTCAAATTGGTGATGTAGTAAGTATTCATTGTATTGGAAAATTAAAGAATGGGGAGATTTTTGAGAATACTTATAATGGAGAACCCTTTATTTTTCAAGTTGGCTCCCCTGAAATAATCCCTGGACTTTCTGAAGCTCTTATTGGAATGGAAGAGGGAGAGGAAAAGGAAGTTTTAATTCCTTATGATAAGGCCTTTGGTCCAAGAGATGAAAATTTAGTTAGAACTATACCCAGAGATGCTCTAAATATTGATGTAGAACCAGAGGAAGGATTAATGTTAAATCTTATAGTGGATACGCCTCGAGGAGAAATGAATTTCCCAGCTACCATCGTAAAAGTAACTGATACCGAACTTGTTCTTGACCTTAACCCACCTTTAGCAGGTGAAGACCTTTACTTCCATATTAAACTTTTGAAGATTTATAATCTGGATGAAGAAGATTTAATTCTTTAA
- the ispF gene encoding 2-C-methyl-D-erythritol 2,4-cyclodiphosphate synthase: MNFKVSIGFDLHKLVPGRKLKLCGIEIPFEKGLLGHSDGDVGLHALIDAMLSASGLPDIGTIFSDKDPQYKDIDSIKLLEKTLELVEKKGFKISQIDLTFICDKPKLSPFYEKMKNLLSEKLKIDPSNIGIKAKTTEGLMESLQIEAIACFCLVVLTK, from the coding sequence ATGAATTTTAAAGTTTCCATAGGATTTGATCTTCACAAATTAGTTCCAGGCAGAAAATTAAAGCTTTGTGGAATAGAAATTCCTTTTGAAAAGGGTCTTTTAGGGCATTCAGATGGGGATGTAGGATTACATGCTCTTATAGATGCTATGCTATCAGCTTCTGGTCTTCCTGATATAGGAACTATCTTTTCTGATAAAGATCCTCAATATAAAGACATAGATAGTATAAAACTTTTGGAAAAAACTTTAGAACTTGTAGAAAAAAAAGGATTTAAGATTTCTCAAATAGATCTAACCTTTATATGTGATAAACCAAAACTTTCTCCTTTTTATGAAAAAATGAAAAATTTACTTTCTGAAAAACTAAAAATAGATCCTTCAAATATAGGAATAAAAGCAAAAACTACAGAAGGACTAATGGAATCTCTCCAAATTGAAGCTATAGCTTGCTTTTGTTTGGTTGTTTTAACTAAATAA
- a CDS encoding zinc-dependent alcohol dehydrogenase family protein: MKAWVIEEITHISENTNPLKLVEIDDPEPKKDEIVIKVYACGICHTEIDEIEGRAQPSFFPIIPGHQIVGEVVKIGEEVTKFKIGDRVGAGWIYFSCEKCEYCKRGLENLCSQFKATGKDAQGGYAEYFKIKENFAFPLPKTFSYEECAPLFCAGAIGYRSIKLANPRDEQNIGLVGFGASGHLVLKTIKALFPFSKVFVFARNPKQRELALSLGAFWVGDIEEEPPQKLHCAIDTTPVWKPPLTILKYLVPGGRLVINAIRKEDKDKEALLNLDYARDLWLEKEIKSVANVTRKDIKEFLQLVEVFNIKPEIEIYPFEKANQALIDIKNKKIKGAKVLKIIE; encoded by the coding sequence ATGAAAGCTTGGGTAATAGAGGAGATTACTCATATATCTGAAAATACTAATCCTTTAAAATTGGTAGAAATAGATGATCCTGAACCAAAAAAAGATGAGATTGTTATAAAAGTTTATGCTTGTGGGATTTGCCATACTGAAATAGACGAAATTGAAGGCAGAGCCCAACCATCTTTTTTTCCTATCATTCCTGGGCATCAAATAGTAGGAGAGGTAGTTAAAATAGGTGAAGAAGTAACCAAATTTAAAATAGGTGATAGAGTAGGAGCTGGGTGGATTTATTTTTCTTGTGAAAAATGCGAATATTGTAAAAGGGGATTAGAAAATCTTTGTTCCCAATTTAAAGCTACAGGTAAAGATGCTCAAGGGGGTTATGCAGAATATTTTAAAATAAAAGAAAATTTTGCTTTTCCTCTACCTAAAACTTTTTCCTATGAAGAATGCGCTCCCCTTTTTTGTGCTGGAGCTATAGGTTATAGGTCTATAAAATTAGCTAATCCAAGAGATGAACAAAATATAGGACTTGTGGGTTTTGGTGCTTCTGGACACCTTGTTTTAAAAACTATTAAAGCTCTTTTCCCATTTTCTAAAGTTTTTGTATTTGCAAGAAATCCCAAACAAAGAGAATTAGCTTTAAGTCTTGGAGCTTTCTGGGTAGGAGATATAGAAGAAGAGCCTCCCCAAAAACTTCATTGTGCTATAGATACAACTCCTGTTTGGAAACCTCCTCTTACTATTCTAAAATATCTTGTTCCCGGAGGAAGACTTGTAATAAATGCCATAAGAAAGGAAGATAAGGATAAGGAAGCTCTTTTAAATTTAGATTATGCTCGTGATCTTTGGTTAGAAAAGGAAATTAAAAGTGTAGCTAATGTAACCAGAAAGGATATTAAAGAATTTTTGCAACTTGTAGAAGTTTTCAATATTAAACCAGAAATAGAAATTTACCCTTTTGAGAAAGCTAATCAGGCTTTAATAGATATTAAAAATAAAAAAATTAAAGGAGCAAAAGTTTTAAAAATAATAGAATGA
- a CDS encoding single-stranded DNA-binding protein has protein sequence MSINKVILIGRLGADPEIRYTLDGKPVATFRIATNEVIIKNGEKEILTEWHRIVAFGRLAEICGEYLSKGTQVYIEGKLRTRKFEDRQGNQRYITEIVANTLQILERKSASNSEPKEIPSIQGFKNTLEEEPLEDLEENLLDEEDIPF, from the coding sequence ATGAGCATAAACAAAGTTATTCTAATTGGTAGACTTGGAGCAGATCCAGAAATTAGATATACTCTTGATGGAAAACCGGTAGCTACATTCAGAATAGCGACCAATGAAGTAATAATAAAAAACGGAGAAAAGGAGATTCTTACTGAATGGCATAGAATTGTTGCTTTTGGAAGACTTGCTGAAATTTGTGGAGAATATTTATCTAAAGGAACTCAGGTTTACATAGAAGGGAAATTAAGAACAAGGAAATTTGAAGATAGACAGGGGAATCAAAGATATATCACTGAAATAGTAGCTAATACCCTTCAAATTCTTGAAAGAAAATCTGCATCCAATTCCGAACCTAAGGAAATTCCTTCAATTCAAGGATTCAAAAATACTTTAGAAGAAGAACCTTTAGAAGATTTAGAAGAAAACCTATTAGACGAAGAAGATATCCCCTTTTAA
- the hemA gene encoding glutamyl-tRNA reductase, protein MDLDVVILLIGLNHKTAPIEIREKLTFKNSSLHPLEKIKKEIYSFKEGLFLSTCNRVEFYFVLDPDKKNQFLKDFSSFIEKESTFKWKDLEPYLYFFENEKAVKHLFEVACGLDSMVIGEPQILGQVKSAYKDALNYRTSGIVLNRLLHKCFFVAKKVRTETGIGGGAVSISYAAFSLAKKILGSLRDKTILLVGAGEMAELACMHFVSEGVKKVIIANRTLSKAIELAEKFKGEAYSLDELPQALIKADIVISSTGAPNYIITKNMVSSILKPRKYKPLFIIDIAVPRDVEPEVNKLENVYLYDIDDLKSVVEENLKERKKEALRAQVIIETEVFKFQKWLKELDFYPTFRALSEKVEILRQNELAKTLKKLKNLSEEEKEAIEILTKSLVQKLIYYPINFIKKSYHEEGRYAISLIRQIFELDEPFKEISDAEIENLYPKVEEKSQSEENITKDTNTKKILVQ, encoded by the coding sequence ATGGATCTTGATGTTGTTATATTATTAATTGGATTGAATCATAAAACAGCTCCTATTGAAATAAGAGAAAAGCTTACATTTAAAAATTCTTCCTTACATCCTTTGGAAAAAATTAAAAAAGAGATTTATTCTTTTAAAGAGGGCTTATTTTTATCTACCTGCAATAGAGTTGAATTTTATTTTGTTTTGGATCCTGATAAAAAAAATCAATTTTTGAAAGATTTTTCATCTTTTATAGAAAAAGAATCCACTTTCAAATGGAAAGATTTAGAACCCTATCTTTATTTTTTTGAGAATGAAAAAGCAGTGAAACATCTTTTTGAAGTAGCCTGTGGGCTTGATTCTATGGTAATTGGAGAACCTCAAATTCTTGGACAGGTTAAATCTGCATATAAAGATGCATTAAATTATCGCACATCAGGAATAGTTTTAAATAGATTACTTCATAAATGTTTTTTTGTAGCTAAAAAGGTAAGAACTGAAACTGGAATAGGTGGAGGAGCTGTTTCTATAAGTTATGCAGCTTTTAGTCTTGCAAAAAAGATCCTCGGGTCTTTAAGGGATAAAACTATTCTTTTAGTTGGTGCTGGTGAGATGGCAGAACTTGCTTGTATGCATTTTGTTTCAGAGGGAGTTAAAAAAGTAATCATTGCTAATAGAACACTCTCTAAAGCTATTGAGTTAGCAGAAAAATTTAAAGGAGAAGCCTATTCTTTAGATGAACTTCCTCAGGCTTTAATAAAAGCTGATATAGTAATTTCTTCTACCGGAGCACCAAACTATATTATTACTAAAAATATGGTAAGTTCTATTTTGAAACCAAGAAAATATAAACCTCTCTTTATAATTGATATAGCTGTTCCAAGAGATGTAGAGCCTGAAGTAAATAAGCTCGAAAATGTTTATCTCTATGATATAGATGATCTAAAATCTGTAGTAGAAGAAAATTTAAAAGAAAGAAAAAAAGAAGCACTTAGAGCACAAGTAATAATAGAAACTGAGGTTTTTAAATTTCAAAAATGGCTTAAAGAACTTGATTTTTATCCTACTTTTAGAGCTTTAAGTGAAAAAGTAGAAATCCTTAGACAAAATGAACTTGCTAAAACTTTAAAAAAACTTAAAAATCTCTCAGAAGAAGAAAAAGAAGCTATAGAAATATTGACTAAATCTTTAGTTCAAAAACTTATCTACTATCCTATTAACTTCATTAAAAAAAGTTATCATGAAGAAGGGAGGTATGCTATAAGTTTAATAAGGCAGATCTTTGAGCTTGATGAACCATTTAAAGAAATCTCTGATGCCGAAATAGAAAACTTATATCCTAAAGTTGAAGAAAAATCCCAATCTGAAGAAAATATTACCAAAGACACAAATACTAAAAAGATTTTAGTTCAATAA
- a CDS encoding cytochrome C assembly family protein yields the protein MTDLFFFLSFFVYLISFIGFGFYFKSLKKEALKYAQLVLLVGFIFHTLFWVFKIFQIFTTSLLSFKYLFNFLSWELVLIYFLFTILPIKIYATGFFLLPIVLILLLLSYFFPQEIFSPFSPHFKSLWFPLHAFTGLFSHGFLLFGTVTSLMYILQEREIKKKHLGLFFRKLPPLEYLDKVTEKCLYLGFIFLSLAMISGAIWSEIAFGNYWRWSPKEVITLILWLIYAVLIHQRVLIGWRGKKASYMFLLGFSIWLISFFVINLFSKGFHTYGS from the coding sequence ATGACTGATTTATTTTTCTTTTTAAGTTTTTTTGTATATTTGATTTCTTTTATAGGGTTTGGTTTTTATTTTAAAAGTCTTAAAAAAGAAGCTCTAAAATATGCTCAATTGGTTTTATTAGTAGGTTTTATTTTTCATACTCTTTTTTGGGTATTTAAAATTTTTCAAATTTTTACTACCTCTCTTCTTTCTTTTAAATATCTTTTTAACTTTCTTTCTTGGGAATTGGTTTTAATCTATTTTCTTTTTACTATCCTTCCTATAAAGATTTATGCTACAGGTTTTTTTCTTTTACCTATTGTTTTAATATTATTACTTCTTTCTTACTTTTTCCCTCAAGAAATTTTTTCTCCCTTTAGTCCCCATTTTAAAAGTTTATGGTTTCCTTTACATGCCTTTACAGGACTTTTTTCTCATGGGTTTTTACTTTTTGGAACAGTTACCTCTTTGATGTATATCTTACAGGAAAGAGAAATTAAGAAAAAACATTTAGGATTATTTTTTAGAAAGCTTCCGCCTCTTGAATATTTAGACAAAGTTACTGAAAAATGTCTTTACTTGGGGTTTATTTTTTTATCCTTAGCTATGATAAGTGGAGCTATTTGGAGTGAGATTGCTTTCGGAAATTACTGGAGATGGTCACCTAAGGAAGTTATAACTCTAATACTATGGTTAATTTATGCGGTTTTGATACACCAGAGGGTTTTAATCGGCTGGAGAGGGAAAAAGGCTTCTTACATGTTTTTATTAGGATTTAGTATATGGCTTATTAGTTTTTTTGTGATAAATTTATTTTCCAAGGGATTTCATACCTATGGATCTTGA
- a CDS encoding universal stress protein, whose product MKVVIAYDGSQDAKEGLNVAKKFLKEVIDELILLYVVRKREGMSKEEEEKEIEKAKKLLEEAKAEIKDEFVIREAIIADYSIAEAILNFVESEEADMLIMGARGVRPDIIRYTLGSTTAKVVSFAPCSVYIAKKK is encoded by the coding sequence ATGAAGGTAGTGATAGCTTATGATGGTTCTCAAGATGCAAAAGAGGGTCTTAATGTAGCTAAGAAATTTTTAAAAGAGGTGATTGATGAATTGATACTACTTTATGTAGTTCGTAAAAGAGAAGGTATGAGTAAAGAAGAGGAAGAAAAAGAAATTGAAAAAGCTAAAAAGTTATTAGAAGAAGCTAAAGCTGAGATTAAAGACGAATTTGTTATTAGAGAAGCAATAATAGCTGATTATTCTATAGCTGAAGCAATTCTTAATTTTGTTGAAAGTGAAGAAGCGGACATGTTAATTATGGGGGCAAGAGGTGTGAGACCCGATATTATAAGATATACCCTTGGTAGTACTACTGCAAAAGTAGTAAGTTTTGCTCCTTGTTCTGTATATATTGCTAAAAAGAAATAA
- a CDS encoding B12-binding domain-containing radical SAM protein: MKIVGIEPKNFKTHVFSAFKLPRLAMPLLGTILKNKGYKVKIFLEEWAPINENIIKEADVIMISTITPTANRAYELADYYKKKYKKIIIMGGPHVSFLADEALLHADFIIRGEGEKALLKLIENIERGSNDFSSIPNLSYKKDGEFYHNPLDENFVDLNSLPIPDFTLVEGYNLNKLKIYPISTSRGCPYNCTFCAVVPMFGRKYRFRNEDLVIEEIKNLKKVEHIFFYDDNFAADKERAKILLEKMIKINFKGTWSTQVRIDIYKDEELLKLMQKSNCSTLYIGFESINPETLKLYKKGITPAQIEEGIKILHKYNIKVHGMFVIGADTDTRESILATLDFSKKMKIDSVQFLILTPAPGSKIFEEFLKEGRIFTTNWDYYDGHHVVFYPKNMSPFELQELAFKLFEGFYSYKGAIKYLLKLDWIHATIHFLGTKLTKKARKERKEFLRTLSKI; the protein is encoded by the coding sequence ATGAAGATTGTAGGAATTGAACCCAAAAATTTTAAAACTCACGTCTTTTCTGCTTTTAAACTTCCTCGCTTAGCTATGCCTCTTCTTGGCACAATTTTAAAAAATAAAGGATACAAAGTTAAAATTTTTTTGGAAGAATGGGCACCTATAAATGAAAATATTATCAAAGAAGCTGATGTAATTATGATTTCTACCATTACTCCCACAGCAAACAGGGCTTATGAATTAGCTGATTATTATAAAAAGAAGTATAAAAAAATTATTATTATGGGAGGACCTCATGTAAGTTTTTTAGCAGATGAAGCCCTTTTGCATGCAGATTTCATTATAAGGGGAGAAGGAGAAAAAGCCTTATTAAAGCTAATAGAAAATATAGAAAGGGGAAGTAATGACTTTTCTTCTATACCAAATCTTTCATATAAAAAAGATGGCGAATTTTATCATAATCCCTTAGATGAAAATTTTGTGGATCTTAACTCTTTACCTATACCTGATTTCACTTTAGTTGAGGGTTATAACCTTAATAAACTTAAAATTTATCCTATTTCTACTTCAAGAGGTTGTCCTTATAACTGTACCTTTTGTGCTGTAGTTCCTATGTTTGGTAGAAAATACAGATTTAGAAATGAAGATCTTGTTATAGAGGAAATAAAAAACCTTAAAAAGGTAGAGCATATATTTTTTTATGATGATAATTTTGCAGCAGATAAAGAAAGAGCCAAAATTCTTCTTGAAAAGATGATAAAAATAAATTTTAAGGGAACTTGGTCTACTCAGGTAAGAATTGATATTTACAAAGATGAAGAATTATTAAAACTTATGCAAAAAAGTAATTGTAGTACCCTTTATATAGGTTTTGAATCTATAAACCCTGAAACCTTAAAACTTTACAAAAAAGGTATTACACCAGCTCAAATAGAGGAAGGAATTAAAATTCTTCATAAATATAATATTAAAGTTCATGGAATGTTTGTAATTGGTGCTGATACTGATACAAGAGAAAGTATTTTAGCTACCTTAGATTTTTCTAAAAAAATGAAAATTGACTCTGTTCAGTTTTTAATTTTAACCCCTGCTCCAGGAAGTAAAATTTTTGAGGAATTTTTAAAAGAAGGTAGGATTTTTACTACTAATTGGGATTATTATGATGGACATCATGTAGTCTTTTATCCAAAAAATATGAGTCCCTTTGAACTTCAAGAATTAGCTTTTAAGCTTTTTGAAGGTTTTTATTCTTACAAGGGTGCTATAAAATATTTGTTAAAACTGGACTGGATACATGCAACTATTCATTTCTTAGGAACAAAATTAACCAAAAAGGCAAGAAAAGAAAGAAAAGAATTTCTGAGAACCTTATCAAAAATTTAA
- a CDS encoding Mth938-like domain-containing protein, giving the protein MITYYSFGSLSFKDKTYHKDLIIIKTPKEEKIFPDWWRKEGHRLQVEDLEEVWKYSLEYLIVGTGAHGVMKVDSEVEKKAKSLGIKIEIYKTDLAVKRFNELYSSGVSLAGAFHLTC; this is encoded by the coding sequence ATGATAACTTACTATAGTTTTGGTAGTCTTAGTTTTAAAGATAAAACATATCACAAAGACCTTATTATTATAAAAACCCCAAAAGAAGAAAAAATTTTTCCTGATTGGTGGAGAAAGGAAGGTCATAGATTACAAGTTGAAGATTTAGAAGAGGTATGGAAATATTCTTTAGAATATTTAATAGTAGGAACTGGAGCTCATGGGGTAATGAAAGTTGATTCTGAAGTAGAAAAGAAGGCAAAAAGTTTAGGCATTAAAATTGAAATTTATAAAACTGATTTAGCTGTTAAAAGGTTTAATGAACTCTATTCTTCAGGAGTTTCCTTAGCTGGTGCTTTTCATTTAACCTGTTAA
- the prfA gene encoding peptide chain release factor 1, whose protein sequence is MSLASFYLKKLDVLEKNFEEISSKLSDPSIISNPELYAKLAKEHAELLEIVETYREYKKILNQIKENKQLIEVESDEELIELAKEELKELENRLEELEKKLPILLLPKDPNDEKNVILEIRAGAGGEEAALFAADLLRMYQRYAEKKGWKFDILDANETGLGGFKEVIAKIEGKGAYSRLKYESGVHRVQRVPITESSGRIHTSTATVAVLPEVDEVTVEIRPEDLKIETMRASGHGGQHVNKTESAVRITHIPTGITVTCQNERSQHQNKATALKILRAKLYELALREQNEKIQTERKSQVGTGERCEKIRTYNFPQNRVTDHRIGLTVYNLPEVLDGELDEFIDALIAHYRVKALKEEEEKLSLAA, encoded by the coding sequence ATGAGTTTAGCAAGTTTTTATTTAAAAAAATTAGATGTTTTAGAAAAAAATTTTGAAGAGATTTCTTCAAAATTATCTGATCCTTCTATAATTTCTAACCCAGAACTCTATGCCAAATTAGCTAAGGAACATGCTGAACTTTTAGAGATTGTGGAAACCTATAGAGAATATAAAAAAATATTAAACCAAATAAAAGAAAACAAACAGCTTATAGAAGTGGAATCAGATGAAGAATTAATAGAATTGGCTAAAGAAGAATTAAAGGAATTAGAGAATCGTTTGGAAGAATTAGAAAAAAAATTACCTATCCTTCTTTTACCTAAGGATCCTAATGATGAAAAAAATGTAATTTTAGAAATAAGAGCAGGAGCTGGTGGAGAAGAGGCTGCTTTATTTGCTGCTGATCTTTTAAGAATGTATCAAAGATATGCTGAAAAAAAGGGATGGAAATTTGATATTCTTGATGCTAATGAAACTGGTCTCGGAGGTTTTAAAGAAGTTATAGCTAAAATTGAAGGTAAGGGTGCTTATAGTAGACTAAAATACGAAAGCGGAGTTCACAGAGTTCAAAGAGTTCCTATTACTGAATCTTCTGGAAGAATACATACTTCAACCGCTACAGTAGCAGTTCTACCTGAAGTAGATGAAGTTACAGTGGAAATAAGACCTGAAGATTTAAAAATTGAAACTATGAGAGCAAGTGGGCATGGTGGACAACATGTTAATAAAACCGAAAGTGCAGTAAGAATTACTCATATTCCTACAGGAATTACTGTAACTTGCCAAAATGAAAGAAGCCAACATCAAAATAAAGCAACTGCTTTAAAAATTTTAAGAGCTAAACTTTATGAATTGGCTTTAAGAGAACAAAATGAAAAAATTCAAACAGAAAGAAAATCCCAAGTTGGAACAGGAGAAAGATGTGAAAAAATAAGAACCTATAATTTCCCACAAAATCGTGTGACTGATCATCGTATTGGATTAACCGTTTACAATCTTCCCGAGGTTTTAGATGGAGAACTTGATGAATTCATAGATGCACTAATTGCTCATTATAGGGTTAAGGCCTTAAAAGAAGAGGAAGAAAAACTTAGCTTAGCTGCTTAA
- the rpmE gene encoding 50S ribosomal protein L31: MKKGIHPQYFEDAIVKCACGNEFKVGSTKKEIRVEICSKCHPFFTGEMKFVDTEGRIEKFMKKYASFYEEKEKN; encoded by the coding sequence ATGAAAAAAGGAATCCATCCTCAGTATTTTGAAGATGCGATAGTGAAATGTGCTTGTGGTAATGAATTTAAAGTTGGTTCTACAAAGAAGGAAATAAGGGTAGAAATTTGTTCTAAATGCCATCCCTTTTTCACAGGAGAAATGAAATTTGTTGATACAGAAGGAAGAATTGAGAAGTTTATGAAAAAATATGCAAGTTTTTATGAAGAAAAAGAAAAAAATTAA